Genomic segment of Schistocerca nitens isolate TAMUIC-IGC-003100 chromosome 9, iqSchNite1.1, whole genome shotgun sequence:
GGCACATATGTGGGCATACAGCTACAGAATTGGACTTGGCGTTAATACAAATATGTTCTTAGAAGCAAACCATAAAACTCTTAAATACTCATACTTACTGATGAAAATAAATAACAGAGTAGATAAATGTATCCAGGCCCTGTTGCACAGAACAAGGGACTCACTTTTTCAAAGATTAATAAGGCTTTGTAAGGGGACAGAGAGAACTACACGCAGTGCTGAAATAAGTAAGAGTCACAGAAGAGGTTGTGGTATCAATAAGGAACTGATACACTGCGTTGAAGATGGCACATGGCATGTATACACCGTTTCTGATCGGCCCCCATATACTGTCACCTATACAGAGAACTCTTGCACTGCATGCCCATTGTCCTGTACTGAGTGCAAGGTATGTACacttattttcaacagttaaattCCTAGGTGTAACAACCATTTGTGCCAATTTAAGAGATGTTAATCCACATGTGTGTATTATgtattattttgtatttcttttcagatcTGTGTGCACAGTTGTGTGTGTTTTTGCACAGACAATTTGATCAAGGGTAACCTCTGTGAACACATTCATGCAGTGGAAATCAGCAAAGGAACTGTAAAGCTCCCTATGCAAGACAGGTTCTGCAGAGAGTCATCTGTGCAGGAGTTAACACAAATAGTTGCTCAGCAGACTTCAGGTGCTGGCAGCACTGTTGACTACCGAGCTGCTTTGGAAGACAGGCTGACTATTGTGCAACAATTAGCAAGAAGTGCTAACAGTGAAACTGCTGGCTCTCTCCTTGTGTCATTtgataaattaattaaagaaatgagGGCAGGCATTGCATCGCAAAAAGAACTCGTTGGTCCACATTTTCCAGTAACTTCAGCTCCACCAAATGAGACATGCAGGATTCAGAGAGAGTTCCAATCAGTAAGGAAGACATGTGAAAAGAAGGAACATTCATTTGCAACACCATCCTGTGCAGAAATTGAGACCATTATACAAGACCTCTTGGGAAGTGGAAACAGTAGCTGAGACCATGTATATGCAAAAGACAAGTAAGGAAACCATCCAGTAGCTctgagatatttttttttcttttttttttttgtgcgcttGGAAGTGCAGGTTTTTCAGCACAGTGTACACAGTATTCTTCAACATTGAATTGCCATTTATGTTTTGCGCATGTCCTCTGACTCCACTTCTGGCCAGCATGCAAGGCACACAACCTGTGGTCAGTATAACCCACAACTACACTCTCCTGGCATTGTAGTAGCTGTCACAATCACCAAACTTTATTGATAAAAGCTTTGTTGATGAGACTAACTGTCGtcttgtgtttggtgtttctaGTAAACTTTTGTATCTGATCTAAGAAAAACTTGCATAGACCACGCTTAGTGTGTGTAGTGAGGCAGTAAATAACGGGATCTTGCACCAGATTCATCCACAGTCAACACTGGTGTTACACAGCACATTTGCACTAATAGGTATAATCTCTTCTCAAGATTGTAGCATTAGAACACCATATGCAATTAACTCGGGAACATTTGCTCTTTCAGCTGTAGGCTACCAACAGAGAGATTGTGCTTTGTGCATGCTATATAGAACTTTACACTCCATAGTTCATGAATACTACATTTAATAGTGGAATGTTAttgttacacagtttttttttacagttactacttcatatgcaaaaatcatatctaaaaattcaaatGTTGTTTGGctatcaggcttttaatgctattaggtaaatgaacaaagatttttgtggcagtgtaATTCACCCCTTTTCATCCCAAAGTCAGATATAACCCACaatagtgaagatcatactttattttactgttatagctatgcactttgctgttatttttgaattgggatgaattattaacaaaaaaaaagttcataagTGAATATTTGTTTAGTGAAGgttctgtgaatatcccgagttccttaaataaaggtCTGCAAGCTGATCTTAGATGGACTGCAGGCATTATTCTGATTTGCACTTATGTgcgatgaatactttctctcttaatgatgaattaccgcaAAATGTGAcagcatatgaaagcagtgaatgaaaataggcatagtaagctaatttactggtatgcttaccaccaaaatttgcaataaccctaatagcataagttcgTAGCCTAAAAACGAGTTACCCCCGCAAGTTTGtgcctgccccctccctcccccccccccccccccccaccaagattTTGCTTTTCCCCCTTTGCTATTCAGATGCTGGCCATGCCTTgtaaagtcccacctaccaatgcatcaacaggaaccaaacctatgcctgactaAGTAGTTGCCTGAAGCAGATGATCTAGCTGCGTATTGACCCTCCTGACGGAGCTGTTCAGTTGGGCCATCATACTGCATATAAGCAGGAACCAAGTCAACATTAGTATCATTCATTGCAGATGGTATTGGTACCTGTCATCTAATTTTTCCACAAGGTCTGGCCCATGCCTCTCCCATAGCTGCTAGTTAGCAGGACTTTCCTCCTATGttctactatttttatttattcatttttgaaacagttggtttcctggtgAAAGTGTTGATATCTCCTCTGTCCAGATTTAATTGTAAGGATTTCTGTTAACTAACTAtgtaattttattatgaaatataaaaaaaaaacacagtttcttaactgattattcttgttgtattgggATTGGCTGACAGTAAAGCTTTTGTTTTTCATAATGAGTTACAGAGAAAGAATGATGATGTATAGCATCTCATAAGATAAATCACTAAGTAATCCTGTCacataagtagaatagtgtttaaCTTAGGGAATGTAAATGTCATGTAGAAGCATTGTCATATCCTTTATTTCCAGTTGAGTACAAAGATAAATTACCCACTATTTCCAAATGTTACACATCTTTTTGTTGAATTGTACATATGTCCTTGTCTTGTTGTATATGTCTGTTCAAGGTTTTTCCTTTAGGTGGTGTCTGTCTATAATAATGTGGGTTCATGTACAACATGATGGTTGTCATATATTTATACTCTTTTTGATTTTTGGGAATGACTGGTGTAATGTTTCCCTGTTTCTTAAGATATGTTTTCTTATGTTTATGAAAGATTTCAAGCATTTTTGTTACTTCAGTATGTAATGGAAATGTGTCCTGAAGAGACttaataatcaaataaaatattttttatatcatTTAATGTGTTTTATTGATCCTTGGATGATAAGATTGTTACCTTAGTGATAGCAGCATAGTTGCAGATCGGTGATGTGAACCAAGTAGACTATAATCTCAATGTTGGTATGGACTATCTTTGGTGCCAGTAAGTGAATTCTTTCAGAACTTAGTTTAATACAGGTGCTAAGTGTTCAACTTCTACTCCTGTGTTTCAAACCTTAACTAACTGTGTCaatgtttatttcattcatctgcCACATGAACACAAAATAGAAGCACGGAAGATAAACTGTTAAGAACTGAGCAACTGAAATGTAACGGAGTTTTGTTAAGTGGTGATTTACAGCTATTCAGAACTTTCTGAACAACATTTCTTGCACACAGCTGTATCGATTTTGGTCACTTCAGACCACCTTCAAGATTATGTACATCTGATCATGTTATTCAGAATGTATTCAGATGCAACTGTAAcattcactgacaggaaatggaatCAGTTGTAATTAGTTATACATGGAGATTAATTGGACATTACAGTTGCTTTTGAATACATTCTGAATAACATGGTGTACATCTCATGTGTTATAACCTTAACAATCGTCTGTAGCAAGCAAAATTGGTTGTAATGAATAAATTGATATAGCTGTGGGCAAGAAATGTTGTTTCAATGTAATGTAACAGTTAATGTCTGTCACAAACCCAGGCTAATGCTACTGCAATTGTAAATCTCAAATGCATGTAGTAATTAAAATTTGAATTAGTTACATGGTTGAATTCTTGGGGTGGTGGTCCGTAGTAATTTGCTGACACTGCAATTCTACTACAGAACGTTCAGAACAATGTTGGGAAGATAATTTTTCCCCGCAGAGCATTTGACAAATCTTGTCTTAAGTTCTTGTTATCTCCTTCTTAttgaaaacaaaatttattgtatcCTGAAAATAACTACAATTATGAAGGTCTGCAATGTTTGAGGCATAAAGGACAATGAATGGTAACAACATAGGTTGAAAGATCATATTGTAAGAGTAGTTCAGCAAAGTAGAGAATACGTTAGCTCGAAAAATGTCTTGATCATTACGTACTCTTTGAAAGAATCTACGACCTAGTTCTCTGGACATGTGCCCTCTTGCAGCTACAGCATGCACAATTCATTTCAACAAGTGATTATCCAAAGAAGCTAATTGCTTTGAAAAGTACCAAAATGTGACGTGAGCGTTACTTAAAAATATTCCTGCACCTGTTTCATTACAGGTAAAAGCATTTTGTGAACTTCAAGGTTGTATGTAACTCCGCCTGTCACTACCAATTCATCTTCACTCACCCAAAGTTACAATGGTTACGGAGAAAAtggaaaatgcattttttttttttttgtagaaaatctACTGTTCCCTCCATGAATATCGAAGCTGTGCAGTTTCAAGAAATGAGTTCATGAACAAACTGATAACTGTATGTATCATAACTACAATCAAATTTCAAAAGCAATGCATTGTAGGTGTGAACTATAATGAAATGTCCCACAGGTTGTAACAAACACTTGACCTGCACCCTTCCTTTCATTTTGTAGTATGAGTGATGCCTATAAAACTGTATTAACTATGAATTTCCAGACTGTACTAATTGTAAGATCATAGTGAGCAGCAGGTAATTATTTGGTGTTAGCTGTTTCCACGTTGTTTCCAAAAATTGTACAAGTATGCTGCAATACTGATCTCACTGTTACTATATAGGGCATTCAACTTTGCTTTTAACAGCTTACTTTGTGCAGTAAGAAATGCAGGTGGATGCACTGTATACAGGTCTTACTTGTACGGACTGAAAACAATGTAACATTCGCCTTCCTTGTTCACACCCAAAAATTATTGTTTTTGCGACAAGAGAAAAGTGATACAGTGATTAATTCAAGGAGGAGAGCCTTTCAAAATATTTCTGCTGTCACATCCTAACTTACTTGGTATGACAAGCATGAGTACATACTTTCGCACTGTGCACATAATGAATATCAGATCATCCTGCTTCCACAATGGGTTACTTTGTTCTCAGATGCTGACATGTTGATTAGATTGAAAATTAATATCACATCTCTAGTATGTATTGATACGACTTAAGCAAGCAGTGGAAAATTTTAATACTGTCAAGAAATGTCCTATCACTTACTGCACCGCTCTTTCCAATTACTTCCAGGGATCAGGTTGGCAGATGTAATGTATCCAAACTAGTTTGTTATGTatgcagcattcttaaaaattttcattgaaaTCAGCTTTTATCTTTTTTTCCACATGGCAAAGTGTATTTGAGGACATTGCTGTTAACACTTTTTTTCACTATCAGTTGGAAGGGAACAGAAAGTGTCCgcctcctgcacaaattttcatacctCTATAGGCTAATGTGCTCATCATGAAACAGAGCTCTTGTTTCAGAACAGAGACTGAGCAAATGGTCTATCACTCTAAATGTACAGTTTTGTTACAAAGTGGCAAAACCCATTAGCAGCCATAGTGAGAGAAAATACATGTTTGCAGATGAAATACGTGAAGTGAGCAACATGTAAATATTATTTTCTAAACATCCACAATCATCATCTTAGCAGAAAGCAACCCTTTTCAGTTAATTTGAAAACTGTAGACACCAGCTGTGGCTCTGTCACTGATGACAAAGTTATCACATCACTAATTTTTAGAGCCTTTAGATATTGGGAATACACAGTCCTGGAAAGGTGAGTACTCTCAatacaaaattttcaacaaatttcagtttgttgACTCACTGCTTGGCAAGTTCGAGACCTCTAATATGTAACACTGGCAAGCAGGTGAGATAACATGCTATCCTGAGACACTATTATGGCGGAGTAGCCTATATCACCTTTGTGTTTTGTGGAATTCACCTCAAAATTGCAGTTTTTTGCCTAAAGTTTACAGTGGGCCGCCCATGTGCAGATGTTGGCAACACCCATGCATGTATGATTAAGAGCGAATGTGTTCTTACTTTTGACAAAATCTGATCACTTATCTCCACTCATgttttaatttgagaaaaaaaaaatcatatgaaacGTTGATTCACAAATCAGCTGTTCCGCAGTCTTAAATTTCCCCAACAGCCCTTTGTAAAGTTTTACCATTTTTCTCGTATCCCTCTGCACACCATTAATATCTCTAACTTTCAAATGACAGTCTCTCAGTAAAAAAACACATATTGCTTTTCAATTTTGCACTTCTGGAGGaagagtgtcaccagttttatgtgAAGGCCTAATTTAGAAAACATATACGGATCTGAATTTCATGGAGTATGAGGAACCCCTATGCAGAAAAATGTCAAATTCCTGTATGGATTTAAAGTTGTGGAGAAGTAAATGTGCTAAATTACTGTTGACAGTTTCAATGTAAAGCTTTCTGGATGGCAACACACAATTTGTGTTCGCAAACAAATAGCAGATGATTGTTTGCCACTGAAGAAAGCAGTCTAAaactcattaacagcctgcaaattAATCATTAGGCCTACCCTGATTAACTCTCAACGAAcagaaattccaaattgcatcacctACTTGACAAGCACGCAATACATGCTAGCCTATATACTTTTCCACACTTCACTGTTCAGGATAACAGCCTACTCTGCAGTTGGCCAATAACACAAGACAACCACTTTCGATTGACCAATGCTGGCAGTGTCACCTACAGCAACTACTGTTCTAGGAACTTCTGTCTTATTATGATTCTACGAAACCAATCACTGATCATTTAAAACAATGCTTATCTGTGATTCGATCATGTAACGCTGCTTTTGAAGCGGTAAAACAGGTTGAGAGGGGCAGCTGCTTAGGGAAGAAAATGCTTAACGCTACGTATTAAGACTTCCGAAACAGCAACTGATAGTTCCCTGAACGCTGAAATACGTTTTGTCAAGAATGTTGCCCCAGGTAAATTTAAACCACAAAATTGACCTAATCTTTCCCCAGGTGCTAAAAAATATTCTTTAGCATTTCAAAATGAATGAATTATTCTAAGGTCCATTATCCATGTAAAGCATTCACAAAAACTGCACATCGGAAACAACTGCTATAAACTTAAAAGGCCATGACATAGATCAGTTAGGAAATGACACGACGCTGAAATCAGATGATCCAAAATTagtatacacaacatttttatttcattccacatgtTAATATCGTAAAAAATGCAAAACACAAAATGTGACATTTTTCGACATTAAAGATGGGAGGGATATTAACTGACCCATGATTTCAAATCAAATATCTTCACTTCGTAAATTTTCGATATACGTCCATTTAATACTCTCAGCTACGAAAAGCACAACAAATACACGCTTCAAGATGGCTCCCCCCTGCCCCACAGAAATCATAAATAAAGTAGATGTTCAAAGATCTACCTACAAGTAGCTACGTCTCATTGGCTCTTACCGCCAACCAATGAGATATCGGT
This window contains:
- the LOC126202902 gene encoding uncharacterized protein LOC126202902, with translation MIVLMTEYQQKMAKKFCAEKVLIDSTHGTNKYKFYLTTLLTVDEFGAGCPVSYCLSTHTDTRSMQVFFELIKKCIGNIKTKVFMSDDCDCYYSAWSVVMGHSEHRLLCTWHVDRAWRRNICAKVNGNAMLKSTVYKALKTLHLQTDRDKFSELLDGFLTWCAEEEGTEEFGKYFKDRYSWRAHMWAYSYRIGLGVNTNMFLEANHKTLKYSYLLMKINNRVDKCIQALLHRTRDSLFQRLIRLCKGTERTTRSAEISKSHRRGCGINKELIHCVEDGTWHVYTVSDRPPYTVTYTENSCTACPLSCTECKICVHSCVCFCTDNLIKGNLCEHIHAVEISKGTVKLPMQDRFCRESSVQELTQIVAQQTSGAGSTVDYRAALEDRLTIVQQLARSANSETAGSLLVSFDKLIKEMRAGIASQKELVGPHFPVTSAPPNETCRIQREFQSVRKTCEKKEHSFATPSCAEIETIIQDLLGSGNSS